GCCGCAGATCCAGGCCGGGCAGGCGGTGGAGCTGCGCTCCGATTCCCTGCCCAATCAGGTGATCCACGGCAAGGTGGAATTCGTCGAGCCCAGCGCCGACCTGCAGACCCGCACGATCCCGGTGCACGTGCACGTGCCGAATCCGGGGATGAAGCTGGTGCCCGGCATGTACGTGCGGGCGCTGTTCACGTCGGTGGGGGCGAAGGAGCAGGTGGTGGTGCCGCGCTCGGCGGTGCTGGATACCGGCACGCGCCGGCTGGTGTACGTCGCCACCGGCGGGGGAGCGTTTGAGGCGCGCGACGTCGAGATTGGCGCCGCCGCGGGCGAGGTGTACCCGGTGCTGCGCGGATTGCAGCCGGGAGAGAAGGTCGTCACCAACGGCAACTTCCTGATCGATTCGCAGACCCGGCTCAGCGGCGGCATGAGTGGACTGTTCGGAGGCTCCAAGGAGTTCCAGAAGGAGGCAGGAGGCGGGAAGCAGGAGGCAGGAGGCGGGAGGCAGGAGGCAGGAGGCGGGAGGCAGGCGGCAGCACAGAGCGCGAAGATCAGCTTCACCGTGGATCCCAACCCGCCGAAAGGGGCGCAGGAGGCCAGCTTCAGCGTCACGCTGACCGACGCCGCCGGCAAACCAATCCCCGACGCGAAGGTGAAGGTCACGCTGGTGATGCCGGCGATGCCCTCCATGAACATGCCAGAGATGCGCAGCTCGTTCGAGCTGCCCTGGATGGCGGCGCACGGAATGTACATGGGTCCCGGAAACGTGCCGATGGCGGGGCCGTGGAACGTGACGGTGGAAGCGAGCAGGGACGGGCAGGCGATCGCGAGCTATCGCACGCGCCTGACCGCGAGGTGAGGGCGCCATGATCAACCGCATCATTGAATTCTCGATGAAGAACCGGGCGCTGGTCGTGGGGGTGTACGCGCTGCTGGCGGTCGCCGGGTACTGGGCGCTGTTGCGCACGCCCATCGACGCCATCCCCGACCTGAGCGAGAACCAGGTGATCGTCTTCACCGACTGGCCGGGCCGCAGCCCGCAGGAGGTCGAAGACCAGATCACCTACCCGCTGACGGTGAACCTGCAAGGTTTGGCGGGCGTTCGGACGGTGCGCTCGGCGTCGGCGTTCGGCTTCT
This Terriglobales bacterium DNA region includes the following protein-coding sequences:
- a CDS encoding FixH family protein, with translation MTTREKKFLFGGIGAGVLGAVLVLGAFVIPPKPNAGDLGLKPEATGGAPAADGQHEHGAVSPKPGAGLGGAPASETVGAVQLSPDELNAAGVQLAEVGKQKIRTDVDAFGRVEQPEAQLSVIPARIAGRIDRLFVQYTGEKVRRGQAVAEVYSPEVATALEEYRLAQQSRAQLANARPEAVAQANQLVEASRQRLELWGIAEKQIDSPRSTHVTIYSPSGGTVVERKVAGGQYVNAGETLFTLADLSTVWVKAEVYESQLPQIQAGQAVELRSDSLPNQVIHGKVEFVEPSADLQTRTIPVHVHVPNPGMKLVPGMYVRALFTSVGAKEQVVVPRSAVLDTGTRRLVYVATGGGAFEARDVEIGAAAGEVYPVLRGLQPGEKVVTNGNFLIDSQTRLSGGMSGLFGGSKEFQKEAGGGKQEAGGGRQEAGGGRQAAAQSAKISFTVDPNPPKGAQEASFSVTLTDAAGKPIPDAKVKVTLVMPAMPSMNMPEMRSSFELPWMAAHGMYMGPGNVPMAGPWNVTVEASRDGQAIASYRTRLTAR